One genomic window of Stigmatopora nigra isolate UIUO_SnigA chromosome 13, RoL_Snig_1.1, whole genome shotgun sequence includes the following:
- the LOC144206510 gene encoding zona pellucida sperm-binding protein 3-like, which yields MATRLTTYTLFSLILLFPYCEMGLKSPEKTIKVIPHPKGYTLQASNRYPSTERPRFAGPHLADVSLTCSAFDLVLRVKPSFYGIGADESELQLGPNCRSNGVLSPSGDLLFAYPLTACGSRKELTSEFLVYKYTLYYEPSTEKFPSRASRVDVEIECRYRRYHDVHQLAVKPTWRTTYLRKKLKVHSNEFQIHLMDDSWSNPVENLVFHLGQEVHVQISAPRLPIGSRLYVDNCFALPQNGSSTSRKYTIIGNLGCMLDSKRDPGGSSGFLQGANKTLRFSFKAFQFILDSDRQVGIYCKLFASSEEPSPVRKSCTYGDNRWTALLGHDAICQCCDSRCGSARSKRRSLEGMELKNYVGSVKSAFLVADPPHDKLNQPQDNPKSPKNGGQRSEILKENMGHASEKKKYEEAVLKTFTKDESSKKVEEELRLHSKAVEVNQKTTKMESPDVQNQDPKELTWYFSWT from the exons ATGGCAACAAGACTTACTACTTACACATTATTTTCTCTTATATTACTTTTCCCGTACTGCGAAATGGGTTTAAAGTCCCCAGAGAAAACAATTAAAGTTATCCCACATCCAAAAGGTTACACTTTACAAGCTAGCAACCGCTACCCATCAACCGAACGCCCCCGGTTCGCCGGACCTCACCTTGCGGATGTCTCGTTGACCTGCTCCGCGTTCGACTTGGTCCTCCGGGTCAAGCCGTCTTTCTACGGAATCGGTGCGGACGAGTCGGAGCTCCAATTGGGTCCAAACTGCCGAAGTAACGGTGTCCTGAGCCCGTCCGGAGACCTGCTCTTCGCATACCCCCTGACGGCCTGCGGGTCTCGGAAAGAA tTGACAAGCGAATTCTTGGTCTACAAATATACTCTTTATTATGAACCTTCAACGGAGAAGTTTCCGAGCAGAGCGTCTCGGGTTGACGTTGAAATTGAATGCCGTTATCGAAG GTACCACGATGTGCACCAACTGGCAGTCAAGCCCACCTGGAGAACAACGTACCTGCGGAAAAAACTGAAAGTGCATTCAAATGAATTCCAAATCCATTTAATGGACG ATTCATGGAGCAACCCGGTCGAAAATCTAGTCTTCCATCTTGGCCAAGAAGTTCATGTCCAAATTTCTGCTCCACGTCTGCCTATCGGAAGCCGACTATACGTCGACAACTGCTTCGCTTTACCGCAAAATGGTTCTTCTACGTCCCGTAAATACACCATCATTGGCAATTTGGG GTGCATGCTGGACAGCAAGCGGGACCCTGGAGGGTCTTCTGGGTTCCTCCAGGGCGCTAACAAGACCCTGAGGTTCTCCTTCAAGGCATTCCAGTTCATTTTGGATTCGGACCGCCAA GTCGGCATTTACTGCAAATTGTTCGCCTCGTCCGAAGAGCCGAGTCCAGTCCGTAAATCGTGCACTTATGGAGACAACAG GTGGACAGCTCTTTTAGGACATGACGCTATATGCCAGTGTTGTGATTCACGTTGTGGGAGCGCTAGGTCCAAGAGAAGAAGTTTAGAAGGTATGGAACTTAAAAATTATGTGG GTTCTGTAAAAAGTGCCTTCCTAGTGGCTGATCCACCACATGACAAACTCAATCAACCTCAGGACAATCCCAAATCGCCCAAAAATGGTGGACAAAGAAGTGAAATTCTGAAGGAAAATATGGGACACGCctctgagaagaaaaaatatgaagagGCAGTTTTGAAAACCTTCACGAAAGATGAATCAAGCAAGAAAGTTGAGGAAGAATTGAGACTTCATTCCAAAGCTGTCGAAGTAAaccaaaaaactacaaaaatggagTCACCTGACGTCCAAAATCAGGACCCTAAAGAGCTAACATGGTATTTTTCGTGGACGTAG